GAAGCCTTGCTGAAACAAAAAACGAAATGGGCCAACAAACAAATCGTGATGATCTCTTATGTTCATATAAGGGAAGTGCAGGCATTCGACCGGATGTATCATTTGTCTGAACATCCGGATATCAAAATAGGATCAGAAGGACAAACCTTTATAGTACAGCAATATTACCAGATACAGCAGTTTCCTTTTGTAGTGCTGTTTAATAAACAGGGAAGGTTAACGAAGATGATAAGAGGCCCGTTAACACCGGAAGCAATGATGCGGCTGCTGTAGGTATCCCTGGAATAGCAGGTTGAAGCAAAAGATTTGTTCGGCGAGACATTTGAATAAAAGCATTTGCGAATAAAAACGTCCGTGTATGCCGCCACATGCCAATGCAGTGCGCCGCATTTTAACGATGAACTTGTTTTTTTATATGTGGAATTTATTTAAAGAATTTCTTGGAGAGACGGTGGGTACATTTATCGTTGTATTTTTGGGATGTGGGGCGGTCGCTGTTTCCCTTTTGTTTCACCGGCTTCCGCTTACGGTTATTGCAGCTGTGTGGGGCATGGCCGTTGTGATTGCGGTATATAGCTTTCGCTCCGTATGCAGCGCACACTTCAATCCGGCTGTAAGTATTGCAATGGTCATTGTAGGCAGGTTTCAGAAGCATAAGCTGGTCCTGTATTTCGTAGCCCAGGTGTTTGGAGCCATACTGGCAGCTGCTGTTTTGTATCTTGCGTTGCATGACTTCATCAGCGGTTATGAGAAAACGCATCGTATTTTGAGGGGCGCGGATTCGTCTGTAGCTACAGCCCGGATGTTTGGCGAGTTCTATGCCCCTTTTTCTGTTTTACCTGCAGTTGCTGCCGAATTTGCCGGTACCTTCCTGTTAACTGCAACAATTTTTGTGGTAACCCAGCCCGGAAAAAAAAAGATAATAAAACATGCACCGGTATTTATTGGCTCCATGCTGGCCCTGCTTATCTGCGTTTTTGCTCCTATTACACAGGCCGGGCTAAATCCTGCCCGGGATCTGGGCCCAAGACTGGTGGCCTGGTTTGCAGGTTGGGGAGCGGCTGCATTTCCAGATACAAGAGGCGGCTTTTTCTGGGTATATATCCTGGCTCCGTTTACGGGAGCGGCGATGGCTGCAGTGTGCTGGAATTATTACCGGAAGCGGGCTGCGGGCACCGTATTAAAAATGAAATATGAAAACA
The sequence above is a segment of the Niabella agricola genome. Coding sequences within it:
- a CDS encoding TlpA family protein disulfide reductase; translated protein: MKCFLCLFFLLCCAGVAFSQKDRAAIPPFKIRLTNGDGFTYEQVDKNKPLMLIYFSPSCEHCKAFTEALLKQKTKWANKQIVMISYVHIREVQAFDRMYHLSEHPDIKIGSEGQTFIVQQYYQIQQFPFVVLFNKQGRLTKMIRGPLTPEAMMRLL
- a CDS encoding MIP/aquaporin family protein, which encodes MNLFFYMWNLFKEFLGETVGTFIVVFLGCGAVAVSLLFHRLPLTVIAAVWGMAVVIAVYSFRSVCSAHFNPAVSIAMVIVGRFQKHKLVLYFVAQVFGAILAAAVLYLALHDFISGYEKTHRILRGADSSVATARMFGEFYAPFSVLPAVAAEFAGTFLLTATIFVVTQPGKKKIIKHAPVFIGSMLALLICVFAPITQAGLNPARDLGPRLVAWFAGWGAAAFPDTRGGFFWVYILAPFTGAAMAAVCWNYYRKRAAGTVLKMKYENK